From the genome of Nitrospira sp., one region includes:
- the iscX gene encoding Fe-S cluster assembly protein IscX, translating to MDLKWQDAEDIAIRLVEEHPDADPLTIRFTDMHAWIVALPDFKDDPKKSNEKILESIQMAWHEEYQDSRS from the coding sequence ATGGATTTGAAATGGCAGGATGCGGAAGATATCGCGATTCGCCTGGTCGAGGAGCACCCGGATGCTGACCCGCTGACTATCCGCTTTACGGACATGCACGCCTGGATCGTCGCCCTCCCGGACTTCAAAGACGATCCGAAAAAATCAAACGAGAAGATCCTCGAATCCATCCAGATGGCCTGGCACGAGGAATATCAGGATTCACGGTCCTGA